A region of Maribacter algicola DNA encodes the following proteins:
- a CDS encoding glycosyl hydrolase: MKENRSKYQLALPILCVLLLLFTSCEVTNEQPSLNFTKLQEDFSQPTDDNTLWCYWYWIGDDISKEGITKDLEAMKKAGIGAALIGNINPDEEDGKVPMLSEDWWGHMVHAVNEGKRLGVDIGAFNCPGWSQSGGPWVKPEMAMRYMTFSEAKVKGGKEVKVKLAKPTSEFQDTYVLAFPSIASEVKTLSNSNAKINVTPAIKNVDKLIDRDTTTVAGFLKSVENYQVDITANEAFVARSLRLIPSTDEFKAKCEVYANTDGTYTKIKSFDIDRSKLTPNVGPDRYAPILVALPETQAKEFRIKFKAEGNVFQSNTYPNAKIEAWNLSEIVFSEAVGLEAYSEKSLGKMHPTPFPSWDSYLWEQQEAIDKSSLKIAKDQVINVTDKMEADGTLSWNAPEGEWTIQRFGMTPTGTKNAPSAPQGKGYEIDKMSEELVRFHFEQFIGKFIDKIPEENKSAFKYVIADSYEMGSQNWTDNFEETFESTYGYDPLPFLPVYTGKIVHSLEDSERFLWDVRRLVADKVAYEYVGGLRKVSQENNLKLWLENYGHWGFPSEFLMYGGQSSLVSGEFWNEGTLGNIECKAASSAAHIYGKPMVSAEAFTAAHRSYVRHPALLKKRGDWSYTEGINHFVLHLYIHQPDDARVPGVNAWFSTEFNRHNTWFEKSKAYFDYLRRCQHLLQQGNYAADICYFIGENTPLMTGPTNPKIPKGYSHDFINAEVILNDMKVENGDLVLSNGMRYKMMVLPSLNTMRPELLEKIESLIRKGGKVYGSHPEKSPSLQNYPESDNTVENLAQKMWQDASSKIQTYGDGTILQNMALDSALTHLKIPKDVDLNADVPVLWTHRSLPGMDIYFLTNQGDEKLEFAPSFRVKGLKPQLWDAMTGTIRHLSEYTQTKNHTKVPLVLQPGQSWFVVFTSKENNAVADAYQTNFPKNKVVQELNTNWELNFSDKTIGPEETIQLDNLMDWTQSENPKVKYYSGTATYSTTFEINKEEKTEYLLDLGQLGVMASIKLNGTEIGTSWMPPHVLKLGDVLQEGENQLEVEVVNVWRNRLTGDAQLPDQEKSTWVTDDWITEDEALIPSGLMGPVTIKRLVE, from the coding sequence ATGAAAGAAAATAGAAGCAAATATCAATTAGCATTACCCATACTTTGTGTACTGTTACTGTTATTCACTTCATGCGAAGTTACAAATGAACAACCGTCTTTAAATTTCACAAAGCTTCAAGAAGATTTTTCACAGCCAACGGATGACAATACCCTATGGTGCTATTGGTATTGGATAGGTGACGATATTTCAAAAGAAGGCATCACAAAAGACTTGGAAGCTATGAAAAAAGCGGGTATTGGGGCCGCATTGATTGGAAATATCAATCCAGATGAAGAGGACGGTAAAGTGCCCATGTTGAGTGAGGATTGGTGGGGACATATGGTCCATGCCGTAAACGAGGGCAAACGTCTTGGTGTCGACATAGGTGCATTTAACTGTCCAGGGTGGAGCCAATCAGGCGGGCCGTGGGTAAAACCGGAAATGGCCATGCGCTACATGACCTTTTCTGAAGCCAAAGTGAAAGGAGGTAAAGAAGTGAAGGTAAAGCTGGCCAAACCCACCTCAGAGTTCCAAGACACTTATGTACTTGCATTTCCTTCAATTGCATCCGAGGTGAAAACGCTTTCCAACAGTAATGCAAAAATCAATGTTACTCCAGCTATCAAAAATGTAGATAAACTCATAGACAGGGATACCACAACGGTGGCCGGATTTTTAAAATCGGTTGAAAACTATCAAGTCGATATTACTGCCAACGAAGCTTTTGTTGCAAGAAGTCTTCGACTTATACCCTCAACTGATGAGTTTAAGGCCAAGTGCGAGGTATATGCAAATACGGACGGGACTTATACCAAAATCAAGTCTTTTGATATAGACAGAAGTAAATTGACTCCCAATGTGGGGCCAGATAGATATGCTCCAATATTGGTTGCACTGCCCGAAACACAAGCCAAGGAATTTCGAATAAAATTTAAGGCCGAGGGCAACGTATTCCAATCCAATACCTACCCAAACGCCAAAATAGAAGCTTGGAACCTATCCGAAATAGTATTCTCGGAGGCTGTGGGACTTGAGGCCTATTCTGAGAAAAGTTTGGGCAAAATGCATCCAACACCATTTCCATCATGGGATAGTTATTTGTGGGAACAGCAAGAAGCCATTGATAAAAGCTCCCTAAAAATAGCCAAAGACCAAGTTATCAATGTCACTGATAAAATGGAGGCCGATGGAACACTTTCTTGGAATGCACCTGAAGGGGAATGGACCATTCAACGCTTTGGAATGACACCTACCGGAACCAAGAATGCTCCTTCTGCACCACAAGGGAAAGGTTATGAAATTGATAAAATGAGCGAAGAACTTGTGCGCTTTCATTTTGAACAATTCATAGGCAAGTTCATTGACAAGATTCCTGAAGAAAACAAAAGTGCCTTTAAATATGTCATAGCAGATAGTTATGAAATGGGCTCACAGAACTGGACCGATAATTTCGAGGAAACCTTTGAGAGTACCTATGGTTATGACCCACTTCCTTTTTTACCGGTTTACACAGGCAAAATCGTTCACAGTCTTGAGGACTCTGAACGTTTTCTTTGGGATGTAAGACGGCTGGTTGCTGATAAAGTAGCCTATGAATATGTTGGAGGGTTAAGAAAGGTAAGCCAAGAGAACAACTTGAAACTATGGCTTGAAAACTACGGTCATTGGGGCTTTCCTTCAGAATTTTTAATGTACGGTGGGCAATCCAGCTTGGTTTCTGGAGAGTTTTGGAATGAGGGGACATTAGGAAATATTGAGTGCAAGGCGGCGTCTTCAGCTGCCCATATTTACGGAAAGCCAATGGTATCGGCCGAAGCTTTTACAGCTGCACACAGAAGTTATGTAAGACATCCGGCGTTATTGAAGAAAAGGGGGGATTGGTCCTATACCGAAGGGATCAATCATTTTGTATTGCATCTTTACATACACCAACCCGATGATGCAAGGGTTCCGGGTGTCAATGCCTGGTTCAGCACAGAATTCAACAGGCACAATACTTGGTTCGAAAAATCCAAGGCCTATTTTGATTACCTGCGCCGATGCCAGCATTTGCTGCAACAAGGCAACTATGCCGCGGATATCTGTTACTTCATTGGAGAGAACACTCCTTTGATGACAGGCCCCACAAACCCGAAAATTCCTAAAGGATATTCCCATGATTTTATCAATGCCGAAGTCATTTTAAATGATATGAAAGTTGAAAATGGAGACTTGGTATTGTCCAACGGGATGCGATATAAAATGATGGTTTTGCCCTCACTTAATACCATGCGGCCCGAACTGCTCGAAAAAATAGAATCACTTATTCGTAAAGGAGGCAAAGTCTACGGCAGTCATCCGGAAAAATCACCAAGCCTACAGAATTATCCAGAATCGGATAATACGGTTGAAAATTTGGCGCAAAAAATGTGGCAAGATGCCTCAAGCAAAATACAAACGTATGGCGATGGCACCATTTTGCAGAACATGGCTTTGGATTCTGCCCTGACCCATCTAAAAATTCCAAAAGATGTGGATTTAAATGCGGATGTGCCCGTGCTATGGACCCATAGAAGCCTACCTGGAATGGATATTTACTTTTTGACCAATCAGGGTGATGAAAAACTGGAGTTTGCACCTTCTTTTAGGGTTAAAGGATTAAAACCACAGTTGTGGGATGCCATGACAGGTACAATAAGGCATCTAAGTGAATACACTCAAACAAAAAACCATACCAAAGTGCCATTGGTCCTGCAGCCTGGACAAAGTTGGTTTGTTGTTTTCACCAGTAAAGAAAATAACGCTGTAGCCGATGCTTACCAAACCAACTTTCCAAAAAACAAAGTTGTTCAGGAACTCAATACCAATTGGGAACTAAATTTTTCAGATAAAACCATTGGACCAGAAGAAACAATTCAATTGGATAATCTAATGGATTGGACCCAAAGCGAAAATCCTAAAGTAAAATACTACTCGGGCACCGCTACCTATTCTACTACGTTTGAGATAAACAAGGAAGAAAAAACCGAATACCTATTGGATTTAGGTCAGCTTGGTGTGATGGCTTCCATAAAACTCAATGGAACTGAAATAGGCACTTCTTGGATGCCTCCACATGTCTTAAAACTTGGCGATGTACTCCAAGAAGGAGAAAATCAACTAGAAGTTGAAGTTGTAAATGTCTGGCGCAATAGGTTAACCGGCGATGCCCAACTGCCCGACCAGGAAAAAAGCACATGGGTCACAGATGATTGGATTACTGAAGATGAAGCTCTGATACCTTCTGGCCTCATGGGACCAGTGACCATAAAAAGACTGGTAGAGTAG
- a CDS encoding alpha-L-rhamnosidase-related protein — translation MKQNTLFIIAVVVCTLGLNAQLPPSFAKDVSERARPSEMTKVYLTPSKVIWKSDNTGQYLINPEQLLKKGNGQLAVNETNLFQLKSTQEHRPGILLDYGKEIHGGVKIAMGIKNDKSPVKLRLRFGESVGEAMSEIGGETNATNEHSMRDFVVEVPWLGTIEVGETGFRFLRIDVVEANQEVPLKSVEAAFVYRDIPYLGSFNSSDERLNEIWLTGAYTVQLNMQDYLWDGIKRDRLVWVGDMHPEVMTINTVFGNHDIVHKSLDLARDQHPLPQWMNGISSYSMWWLLIHKNMYDYHGDIEYLKEQESYMIALLDQLASFIDKDNKEILDGVRFMDWPTSEIPEAVHAGLQAMMVMTFEAGSEIMEIYGKPELKKKYGKVAERLRKHKPKDNTTKQAAALMALADLEDAQKINTTILKKDGVERMSTFYGYYILEAMAKAGDYDGALNVIREYWGGMLNLGATTFWEDFDILDTKNTGRIDELSPPNKFDIHGDFGEYCYVGYRHSLCHGWASGPTAWLSQYVLGINVMDAGEKIEIKPNLGNLKWAKGSFPTKYGVLQVSHTRNTDGSVKTEYDAPEGLTIIQ, via the coding sequence ATGAAACAAAACACCCTATTCATAATCGCTGTTGTTGTATGTACCTTAGGTTTGAACGCTCAACTTCCACCATCATTCGCAAAAGATGTGTCTGAAAGAGCACGACCTTCAGAAATGACCAAAGTATATCTAACCCCTTCAAAAGTTATCTGGAAGTCTGACAACACCGGTCAATATCTCATCAATCCAGAGCAGCTTTTAAAAAAGGGAAATGGTCAACTTGCCGTCAACGAAACTAATCTCTTTCAACTCAAGAGTACTCAGGAGCATAGGCCTGGAATCCTTCTGGACTATGGAAAAGAGATACACGGCGGTGTTAAGATAGCCATGGGCATCAAAAATGATAAATCACCCGTAAAATTGCGTTTGCGTTTTGGTGAATCTGTTGGGGAAGCCATGTCAGAAATTGGTGGGGAAACCAACGCCACCAACGAACATTCCATGCGTGATTTTGTAGTTGAAGTACCGTGGTTGGGCACTATAGAGGTTGGTGAAACAGGGTTTCGCTTTCTGCGTATTGATGTGGTCGAGGCCAATCAGGAAGTTCCCCTTAAATCTGTGGAAGCCGCTTTTGTTTACCGTGATATTCCCTATTTGGGATCCTTCAACAGTAGCGATGAAAGACTCAATGAGATATGGCTCACCGGTGCTTACACTGTCCAATTGAACATGCAAGACTATCTGTGGGACGGCATCAAAAGGGACCGTCTGGTTTGGGTCGGTGATATGCATCCAGAGGTAATGACCATAAATACCGTTTTTGGCAATCATGATATCGTCCACAAAAGTTTGGACCTAGCCAGGGACCAACATCCGCTGCCTCAATGGATGAACGGTATCAGCTCATACTCCATGTGGTGGCTATTGATCCATAAAAACATGTATGACTATCACGGTGATATTGAATATCTAAAGGAGCAAGAAAGTTATATGATTGCACTTTTGGACCAACTTGCTTCCTTTATAGACAAGGACAATAAGGAAATCCTTGATGGAGTCCGGTTTATGGATTGGCCTACAAGTGAAATTCCAGAGGCAGTCCACGCAGGGCTTCAGGCTATGATGGTAATGACCTTTGAGGCTGGAAGCGAAATCATGGAGATTTATGGAAAACCAGAACTTAAGAAAAAGTATGGCAAAGTAGCCGAAAGACTCCGCAAGCACAAGCCTAAGGACAACACTACCAAACAAGCCGCCGCCTTAATGGCATTGGCCGATTTAGAAGATGCCCAAAAAATCAATACCACCATTTTAAAGAAAGATGGTGTAGAGCGAATGTCAACGTTTTACGGCTACTATATTTTAGAAGCCATGGCCAAAGCCGGGGATTATGATGGCGCTCTAAATGTAATTCGCGAGTATTGGGGCGGTATGCTCAATTTAGGGGCAACAACCTTTTGGGAAGACTTTGACATCCTCGATACCAAAAACACAGGACGCATTGATGAGTTGAGCCCTCCCAACAAATTCGACATTCATGGTGACTTTGGCGAGTATTGTTATGTGGGTTACAGGCACAGCCTATGTCATGGTTGGGCCAGCGGACCAACAGCGTGGCTCAGTCAATATGTACTAGGAATCAACGTAATGGACGCTGGTGAAAAGATTGAAATCAAACCCAATCTTGGAAATTTAAAATGGGCCAAAGGAAGTTTCCCAACAAAATATGGCGTGTTACAAGTAAGCCACACGAGAAATACCGATGGTTCTGTAAAAACTGAATATGACGCGCCTGAAGGATTAACCATTATCCAATAG
- a CDS encoding sulfatase family protein, whose protein sequence is MPEKLNFRNLCYAATALCTFLLSFSCKKGPNPTKDQKPNIIFLLTDDQRWDALGASGNHIIQTPNIDALAQDGVHMENAYVTTSICAVSRASILSGQYSLMHGIQDFNTSFSQEALNQTYPLLLKQNGYKIGFIGKYGVGNPKDQPKESFDFWAVEEKHQPNYENKDEKGNYLHHTQMVANHINSFLNSTKGEEPFCLSVSFKAPHAEDGDPRQFIPDPKFDSLYNDITIKKPETAQSKYWESFPDFFRTEKNIARIRWKLRFETEEKYQESVKNYYRLISGVDKVVGDLRAKLEQMGIADNTIVIFTSDNGMYLGEHGLAGKWYGHQESIRIPMIFYDPRNNMDILRKHIKDIVLNIDIAPTILGFAGVQVPKQMQGLDLTSDNFDSSERSTFFYEHSVFQSPELPNVEGVVSKGFSYMNFTEHNYETLYDLKLDPFETKNLIEDPNYKTILTEQRRIYTRLKDEAKQTTLDYERK, encoded by the coding sequence ATGCCCGAAAAACTCAACTTTAGAAACCTTTGTTACGCAGCAACTGCACTGTGCACATTCCTATTATCATTTTCGTGCAAGAAGGGTCCTAATCCCACAAAAGATCAAAAACCAAATATAATATTCCTTCTTACCGATGATCAACGTTGGGATGCTTTGGGAGCAAGTGGAAACCACATCATCCAAACCCCGAATATAGACGCTTTGGCCCAAGATGGAGTACATATGGAAAATGCTTATGTCACCACCTCTATTTGCGCTGTAAGCAGAGCAAGTATTTTGAGCGGCCAATACTCTTTGATGCATGGCATACAGGATTTTAACACCAGTTTTTCGCAAGAAGCCTTAAATCAGACTTATCCGTTGTTGTTGAAACAAAATGGATACAAGATTGGGTTTATTGGCAAGTACGGTGTAGGAAATCCTAAAGACCAGCCAAAAGAGTCCTTTGATTTTTGGGCAGTCGAAGAGAAACATCAACCCAACTATGAAAACAAAGACGAAAAAGGCAATTATCTGCACCACACCCAAATGGTCGCCAATCATATAAACAGTTTTTTAAATTCAACAAAGGGTGAAGAACCGTTTTGTTTGTCGGTAAGCTTTAAGGCGCCACATGCTGAGGATGGGGACCCAAGACAGTTTATTCCAGACCCGAAGTTTGATAGTCTATATAATGACATAACAATAAAAAAACCGGAAACGGCCCAAAGCAAGTATTGGGAATCTTTTCCAGATTTTTTTCGAACTGAAAAAAACATTGCCCGAATACGTTGGAAATTGAGATTTGAAACCGAAGAAAAGTATCAAGAAAGTGTAAAAAACTATTATCGCTTAATCAGTGGGGTTGACAAGGTAGTTGGAGATTTGAGGGCGAAACTTGAGCAAATGGGAATTGCAGATAATACCATTGTGATTTTCACAAGCGATAATGGTATGTATTTGGGCGAGCATGGACTTGCCGGAAAATGGTATGGTCATCAGGAATCAATCCGAATCCCCATGATTTTTTATGATCCAAGAAACAACATGGATATTCTTAGAAAGCACATTAAAGATATTGTGCTCAATATTGACATTGCACCAACTATTCTTGGTTTTGCTGGCGTTCAGGTCCCTAAGCAAATGCAAGGTCTAGACCTTACCAGTGATAATTTTGATTCGTCTGAAAGAAGTACTTTTTTTTATGAACACAGTGTGTTTCAGAGCCCTGAACTGCCCAATGTTGAAGGCGTTGTCAGCAAGGGTTTTTCGTATATGAATTTTACTGAACATAACTATGAGACCTTGTATGATTTAAAACTTGATCCGTTCGAGACAAAAAATCTGATCGAGGATCCAAACTACAAAACCATTTTAACAGAACAGCGTAGAATTTATACCAGATTAAAAGACGAGGCCAAACAAACAACCCTTGATTATGAAAGAAAATAG